A single window of Nicotiana tomentosiformis chromosome 1, ASM39032v3, whole genome shotgun sequence DNA harbors:
- the LOC138907055 gene encoding uncharacterized protein: MTDFRNLERKMGQLAANQNTKPAGALPSDTEKNHQVNAVTLRNRKELEEVPKKKKDKPISEGKLMPKATHESKKDEASSEPVEAARPPLPFLQRLQKKNDDRMFNKFLSMLSQVQLNIPLVDVLREISKYSKYIKDIVAQKRRLTEFETVSLTEECTSRVQNKLPQKLKDPGSFTNPVRIGNIDLGRALCDLGASIYLMLLSLFKQLGLGASRPTTVMLQLADMSIAYPEGVIEDVLLQIRKFIFPADFIILDCEADELVPIILGRPLLATGDVIIKVREGKMITRVDNEEAVFIVYKVIQLPRHYEELFMISVVEVDEKLLDMSIYLEDSLEKALMLFDSLEIDDDVEEIMHILDASYAYMRGIHPLSP; encoded by the coding sequence atgactgatttcagaaatcttgagaggaaaatggggcagttagcagcaaatcaaaatactaaaCCTGCAGGcgctcttcccagtgatacagagaagaaccatcaagttaatgcagttacactcagaaatAGGAaagaactagaggaagtgccaaagaagaaaAAGGACAAGCCTATATCTGAAGGGAAGTTGATGCCTAAAGCAACACACGAGTCAAAGAAAGATGAAGCGAGTTCAGAACCAGTggaggctgcaaggccaccacTACCTTTTCTCCAGAGATTGCAAAAAAAGAAtgatgatcgcatgttcaacaaatttctctctatgttgagccaggttcaattgaatattccattggtagatgtacttcgtgaaatttcAAAGTATTCAAAGTACAtcaaagatatagtggctcagaAGAGGAGATTGACTGAATTTGAGACAGTCTCACTTACTGAagagtgcacttcaagggtccagaacaagcttcctcaaaagcttaaggatcctggcagcttcaccaacCCTGTGCGAATTGGTAATATTGATttgggtcgtgctctttgtgatttgggggcgagcataTATCTGATGCTCTTGTCCTTGTtcaagcaattaggtctgggagcttcaagaccaaccactgtgatgttgcagcTAGCTGATATGTCCATAGCATACCCTgagggagtgattgaagatgtgttgcTGCAAATTAGGAAATTCATCTTCCCTGCAGACTTCATTATCCTAGATTGTGAGGCTGATGAACtggttccaatcatattgggacgacctcttttggctactggtgatgtaattattaaagtgagagaaggaaAAATGATTACGAGGGTGGATAATGAGGAAGCAGTCTTTATTGTCTACAAGgtaatccaacttccccgccattATGAGGAGCTCtttatgatatctgttgtggaggtggatgagaaacttcttgacatGAGTATATATCTAGAAGATTCTCTAGAGAAAGCACTCATGTTGTTCGATAGCTTGGAGATTGATGATGATGTTGAGGAGATAATGCATATCCTTGATGCATCCTATGCTTACATGCGGGGAATACACCCTTTGAGCCCCTAA